The Gemmatimonadota bacterium genome contains a region encoding:
- a CDS encoding long-chain fatty acid--CoA ligase — MTTLRAYANPAPVPTGTLVELFLEACDSFPARPAFQYFDGDVLRDVGHPEAYDTVRSVAASLRARGVGRGDRVALLSENRPEWALADYACLCVGAQDVPIYSTLLPEHVAYILRDSGAKAVFVSTTEQLDKVTSVRAECPDLQTVVIFDPPQSLPAGVQAWKDFVAAGGDGGTDDAFREEALSARPEDVATLIYTSGTTGEPKGVMLTHGNLYTNVQASQVALRVGERETTLSFLPLSHVFQRMVDYLLFWRGCVIAYAHSIQTVAQDIKVVRPTLVVSVPRLYEKIYNRLTDASGLKGALVRWAMGVGGRWSDATLAGEAPGAFLKAQYGLADRLVFTKVRDAMGGRLRFFVSGGAPLTPEIARFFHYAGLPILEGYGLTETSPVTNVNTLADLRIGTVGRPIPSTEIRIADDGEILVRGPQIMKGYFKKPDATAEVIDAEGWFRTGDIGEIDADGFLKITDRKKDIIVTAGGKNIAPQPIENRLKTNAFVEQVVMIGDRRKFPVLLIVPDFAVLETWAKGQGIGTGDRRALVAEPRIQTKILSEVEGELAHLASYERPKKIGLLHEEFSLEQGTMTPKQSIRRREVEKLYRDLIDGFYASDAVERDVFAAP, encoded by the coding sequence GTGACCACGCTCCGCGCCTACGCCAATCCCGCTCCGGTCCCCACCGGTACGCTGGTGGAACTGTTCCTGGAGGCGTGCGACAGCTTCCCCGCGCGCCCCGCCTTCCAGTACTTCGACGGGGACGTGCTGCGAGACGTGGGGCACCCGGAGGCCTACGACACGGTCCGGAGCGTGGCCGCGTCGCTCCGCGCGCGTGGCGTCGGCCGGGGAGACCGGGTCGCCCTGCTGTCGGAGAACCGCCCGGAGTGGGCGCTGGCGGACTATGCCTGCCTGTGCGTGGGCGCCCAGGACGTGCCCATCTACTCCACCCTGCTCCCCGAGCACGTCGCGTACATCCTGCGCGATTCCGGCGCCAAGGCGGTGTTCGTCTCCACCACGGAGCAACTGGACAAGGTCACGTCGGTGCGCGCCGAGTGCCCCGACCTCCAGACCGTGGTGATCTTCGACCCCCCGCAGAGCCTCCCTGCGGGGGTGCAGGCCTGGAAGGACTTCGTGGCGGCCGGTGGGGACGGGGGCACGGACGACGCCTTCCGCGAGGAGGCGCTCTCGGCCCGTCCCGAGGACGTGGCCACGCTGATCTACACGTCCGGCACGACGGGCGAGCCCAAGGGCGTGATGCTCACCCACGGCAACCTGTACACCAACGTGCAGGCCAGCCAGGTGGCGCTCCGCGTCGGGGAGCGCGAAACCACGCTGAGCTTCCTGCCGCTGTCGCACGTCTTCCAGCGGATGGTGGACTACCTGCTCTTCTGGCGGGGCTGCGTCATCGCCTATGCCCACTCCATCCAGACCGTGGCCCAGGACATCAAGGTGGTCCGGCCCACCCTGGTGGTCTCGGTGCCCCGCCTCTACGAGAAGATCTACAACCGTCTCACCGACGCGAGCGGCCTCAAGGGCGCGCTCGTGCGCTGGGCCATGGGGGTGGGGGGTCGCTGGTCGGATGCCACGCTGGCGGGGGAGGCGCCGGGCGCCTTCCTGAAGGCACAGTACGGCCTGGCCGACCGGCTCGTGTTCACCAAGGTCCGGGACGCGATGGGCGGCCGGCTCCGCTTCTTCGTGAGCGGGGGGGCACCGCTCACGCCCGAGATCGCCCGCTTCTTCCACTACGCCGGTCTGCCCATCCTCGAAGGCTACGGCCTCACCGAGACCAGCCCCGTCACCAACGTCAACACCCTGGCCGACCTGCGCATCGGCACGGTGGGCCGGCCCATCCCGTCCACCGAGATCCGGATCGCCGACGACGGGGAGATCCTCGTCCGCGGTCCCCAGATCATGAAGGGCTATTTCAAGAAGCCCGACGCCACGGCCGAGGTCATCGACGCCGAAGGCTGGTTCCGGACCGGCGACATCGGCGAGATCGACGCCGACGGCTTCCTCAAGATCACCGACCGGAAGAAGGACATCATCGTCACGGCGGGGGGGAAGAACATCGCCCCGCAACCGATCGAGAACCGGCTCAAGACGAACGCGTTCGTGGAGCAGGTCGTGATGATCGGCGACCGACGCAAGTTCCCCGTGCTCCTCATCGTCCCCGACTTCGCCGTGCTCGAGACGTGGGCCAAGGGACAGGGCATCGGGACCGGCGACCGCCGCGCCCTGGTCGCTGAGCCGCGGATCCAGACCAAGATCCTGTCGGAGGTGGAGGGCGAGCTCGCCCACCTGGCCTCCTACGAGCGTCCGAAGAAGATCGGCCTCCTGCACGAGGAATTCTCGCTGGAGCAGGGCACCATGACGCCCAAGCAGTCCATCCGGCGGCGCGAGGTGGAGAAGCTGTACCGCGACCTCATCGACGGCTTCTACGCCTCCGACGCGGTCGAGCGGGACGTCTTCGCCGCGCCCTGA
- the cutA gene encoding divalent-cation tolerance protein CutA, with protein MEAAPAQIRLVLLSVPDRETGLRLVETLVAERHAACGSVGAGTTSIYWWNGQVERADEALVILKTTDACAANLLSRAAELHPYEVPEILVLPLVGGHSPYLDWVRAEVRPG; from the coding sequence ATGGAGGCGGCGCCCGCGCAGATCCGACTGGTGCTGCTCTCGGTTCCCGACCGGGAGACCGGACTTCGACTCGTCGAGACGCTCGTGGCCGAGCGGCACGCCGCGTGCGGATCCGTCGGGGCGGGAACGACGTCGATCTACTGGTGGAACGGACAGGTCGAGCGAGCCGACGAGGCGCTGGTGATCCTCAAGACCACCGACGCCTGCGCCGCCAACCTGTTGTCCCGTGCGGCCGAGCTGCACCCGTACGAAGTCCCCGAGATCCTCGTGCTTCCCCTCGTCGGGGGACACTCCCCCTACCTCGACTGGGTGCGGGCCGAAGTCCGTCCCGGATGA
- a CDS encoding tetratricopeptide repeat protein, whose translation MSDDEGNRTEALARARRYATEGRTEDAIREYRGVLRADPADVSARNELGMLYERIGEHDQAVAQLRAAVQEEPDNPELLIRLGAALGAVGRFDDAETELRRAIKMAPDNLEARANLGILFFRRGLYEQADAELRSVCLRDSAHGPAHFYRGESLNRLGRYDDAIESLERAIELQPGNARAYYTLGILFDRKHLHDRAAAMFRRSRELTDR comes from the coding sequence GTGTCGGACGACGAAGGCAACCGGACCGAGGCCCTGGCCCGGGCGCGCAGGTACGCGACCGAAGGGCGCACCGAGGACGCGATCCGTGAATATCGCGGCGTCCTGCGGGCGGACCCCGCGGACGTGAGCGCGCGGAACGAGCTGGGGATGCTCTACGAACGGATCGGGGAGCACGACCAGGCGGTGGCCCAGTTGCGGGCGGCCGTCCAGGAGGAGCCCGACAACCCCGAGCTCCTGATCCGCCTGGGCGCGGCCCTGGGGGCCGTGGGTCGCTTCGACGACGCGGAGACCGAGCTGCGGCGGGCCATCAAGATGGCGCCCGACAACCTCGAGGCCCGCGCCAACCTCGGCATCCTCTTCTTCCGACGCGGTCTGTACGAACAGGCGGACGCGGAGCTGCGCTCCGTCTGCCTGCGTGACTCGGCGCACGGGCCGGCCCACTTCTACCGGGGTGAGTCCTTGAACCGGCTCGGCCGCTACGACGACGCCATCGAGAGCCTGGAGCGGGCGATCGAGCTGCAACCGGGCAACGCCCGCGCCTACTACACGCTGGGCATCCTCTTCGACCGCAAGCACCTCCACGACCGGGCCGCGGCCATGTTCCGCCGCTCGCGCGAGCTCACCGACCGTTGA
- a CDS encoding macro domain-containing protein encodes MESTCEAILRPIRSDLSPLTGSGRDLEAAAGPAVREKLEQLGDIPVGGAVVTPGGALPALLLIHAAIESREEPVTRAGVERALTNGLRRAVEWGVRSVALPPLGAGAGQLELEVVVELTAAAVRNVAAGSATLAEVEVVVETEYQEAAFLQGV; translated from the coding sequence GTGGAGTCCACCTGCGAGGCGATCCTGCGCCCCATCCGCTCGGACCTGAGCCCGCTCACCGGCTCGGGTCGGGACCTGGAGGCCGCGGCGGGCCCCGCGGTCCGGGAGAAGCTGGAGCAGCTGGGGGACATCCCCGTCGGGGGGGCCGTGGTGACACCCGGGGGAGCGCTCCCGGCGCTCCTGCTGATCCACGCCGCCATCGAGTCGCGCGAGGAGCCCGTCACGCGGGCCGGGGTGGAGCGGGCGCTCACCAACGGGCTGCGCCGAGCGGTCGAATGGGGTGTGCGCTCGGTGGCCCTTCCGCCCCTCGGTGCGGGCGCCGGTCAGCTGGAGCTCGAGGTGGTGGTGGAGCTGACGGCGGCCGCGGTGCGGAACGTGGCCGCGGGCTCGGCAACTCTTGCCGAGGTCGAGGTGGTCGTGGAGACGGAATACCAGGAAGCGGCCTTCCTGCAAGGGGTTTAG
- a CDS encoding transglutaminase-like domain-containing protein, with the protein MRGRRWLGVAIVAFWAAMVGWQARREYFQPELARLTEAARSLAPGVYFYTLEMSERAIGLASSRLDTVPEGFVLEDLLNLELPALGQTGAAVARTRVDLGPALTMRGFDFSLDSELGRFAAAGRVDGDSLLQVEVRSGGSVQNVDYRFGDTPLAAAALPIRVAVGGELEVGARHRLPMFDPSTLATRTVDVEVLAHDTLAFPDSAWFDPATARWVPARWDSVPAWKVAEAFGGVRIESWIDEDGRILEASSPLGFTMRRTEFELARQALEEARGLDATVVDDDVILATAIQSDVDLEAIEAQGELRVRLSGVDLEGFALDGGRQTLRGDTLIVRREDWDALRADYTLPYKRMDRTAELAPEPLIQSADERIQRAARRATNWGTSWTHDPKRVARQLTNHVYHLLDKRITVSVPSAVQVLEAEQGDCNEHTVLFVAMARALGLPARTAVGLVYVNGAFFYHAWPEVWIDDWVAVDPTFGQYPADASHLRFVVGGLAQQVDIVRLIGRLQIEVLPSPASGE; encoded by the coding sequence ATGCGAGGCAGGCGCTGGTTGGGCGTCGCCATCGTGGCGTTCTGGGCCGCGATGGTGGGATGGCAGGCCCGGAGGGAGTACTTCCAGCCCGAGCTGGCCCGCCTGACCGAGGCCGCCCGCTCCCTCGCCCCCGGCGTGTACTTCTACACGCTCGAGATGTCCGAGCGGGCGATCGGGCTGGCGAGCTCCCGGCTGGACACGGTGCCCGAGGGGTTCGTGCTCGAGGACCTGCTCAACCTGGAGCTGCCGGCGCTGGGCCAGACCGGCGCCGCCGTGGCCCGCACCCGCGTGGACCTGGGACCCGCGCTGACCATGCGGGGCTTCGACTTCTCGCTCGACTCGGAGCTCGGCCGCTTCGCCGCAGCCGGCCGGGTGGACGGGGACTCCCTGCTGCAGGTCGAGGTCCGCTCCGGCGGGTCGGTCCAGAACGTGGACTACCGCTTCGGAGACACCCCGCTGGCCGCAGCCGCGCTGCCCATCCGGGTCGCGGTGGGCGGGGAGCTGGAGGTGGGGGCCCGGCACCGCCTCCCCATGTTCGATCCGTCCACGCTGGCGACGCGCACGGTGGACGTGGAGGTCCTGGCCCACGACACGCTGGCGTTCCCCGACAGCGCCTGGTTCGACCCGGCCACCGCGCGCTGGGTGCCGGCGCGCTGGGATTCCGTGCCGGCCTGGAAGGTGGCGGAGGCCTTCGGCGGTGTCCGCATCGAGAGCTGGATCGACGAGGACGGCCGCATCCTCGAGGCCTCCAGCCCGCTCGGGTTCACGATGCGGCGGACCGAGTTCGAGCTGGCCCGCCAGGCGCTGGAGGAAGCGCGCGGGTTGGATGCCACCGTGGTGGACGACGACGTCATCCTGGCCACCGCGATCCAGAGTGACGTGGATCTCGAGGCCATCGAGGCCCAGGGGGAGCTGCGGGTGCGCCTGAGCGGCGTGGACCTCGAGGGCTTCGCCCTCGACGGCGGCCGCCAGACCCTCAGGGGCGATACCCTGATCGTGCGGCGCGAGGACTGGGACGCGCTGCGCGCGGATTACACGCTGCCCTACAAGCGGATGGACCGGACGGCGGAGCTCGCGCCCGAGCCCTTGATCCAGAGCGCGGACGAGCGCATCCAGCGCGCGGCCCGGCGGGCCACCAACTGGGGTACGTCCTGGACGCACGATCCCAAGCGCGTCGCGCGCCAGCTCACCAATCACGTCTACCACCTGCTGGACAAGCGGATCACCGTCTCCGTGCCCAGCGCCGTGCAGGTGCTGGAGGCGGAGCAGGGCGACTGCAACGAACACACGGTGCTGTTCGTGGCCATGGCCCGGGCGCTGGGCCTGCCCGCGCGCACGGCCGTGGGTCTCGTGTATGTGAACGGCGCGTTCTTCTACCACGCGTGGCCCGAGGTCTGGATCGACGACTGGGTCGCCGTGGATCCCACCTTCGGACAGTACCCGGCCGACGCGTCCCATCTACGGTTCGTCGTCGGCGGGTTGGCGCAGCAGGTCGACATCGTGCGCCTCATCGGCCGCCTCCAGATCGAGGTGCTGCCGTCCCCGGCGTCAGGAGAGTGA
- a CDS encoding ABC transporter ATP-binding protein, protein MQEPMIQLENVVKRYGAFEAVRGVDFEVPRGRIFGFLGPNGAGKTTTIRMVAGVLQPSGGSIRIGGVDVEKDPERAKASIGYIPDRPYLYEKLSGAEFLRFVAGLWGRNGNGTEHRANRLLELFQLRDRQDDLIESYSHGMRQKLLITSALVHEPELIVVDEPMVGLDPRSAKILKDLFRTYADHGGTVFLSTHTLEVAEALCDHIAIINKGRIIARGTMDELRTQAEAGSAGLEEIFLKVTGAGELEHVLGASEALAG, encoded by the coding sequence ATGCAGGAACCGATGATCCAGCTCGAGAACGTCGTGAAGCGCTATGGCGCCTTCGAGGCGGTGCGGGGCGTCGACTTCGAGGTGCCCCGCGGTCGCATCTTCGGCTTCCTCGGACCCAACGGCGCGGGGAAGACCACGACCATCCGCATGGTCGCCGGCGTGCTGCAACCGTCGGGAGGCAGCATCCGCATCGGCGGCGTGGACGTGGAGAAGGATCCGGAGCGGGCCAAGGCCAGCATCGGCTACATCCCCGACCGCCCCTACCTGTACGAAAAGCTCAGCGGTGCCGAGTTCCTGCGCTTCGTGGCCGGTCTGTGGGGACGCAACGGCAACGGCACCGAACATCGGGCCAACCGTTTGCTGGAGCTGTTCCAGCTGCGCGATCGCCAGGATGATCTGATCGAGAGCTACTCGCACGGGATGCGCCAGAAGCTGCTGATCACGTCGGCGCTCGTGCACGAGCCCGAGCTGATCGTCGTGGACGAGCCCATGGTGGGACTGGATCCGCGGTCGGCGAAGATCCTCAAGGACCTGTTCCGCACGTACGCGGACCACGGGGGGACGGTCTTCCTGTCCACACACACGCTCGAGGTGGCGGAGGCGCTCTGCGACCACATCGCCATCATCAACAAGGGTCGCATCATCGCCCGCGGCACGATGGACGAGCTGCGCACGCAAGCGGAGGCCGGCAGCGCCGGTCTCGAGGAGATCTTCCTCAAGGTCACCGGTGCGGGTGAGCTGGAGCACGTGCTCGGCGCGAGCGAGGCTCTGGCGGGATGA
- a CDS encoding DUF222 domain-containing protein gives MLESLGDEIATLAAHIHAATHRLLTLLARFDALRGWEAGGHPSCAHWLSWRTGIDLGAAREKVRTARALTALPEISASMARGELSFSKVRALTRVASPESEADLLALARESTTAHLERVVRGWKLHNRLDEQALERLRHQSRCFSVFPDESGMYVVKGRLDPEVAAVLLRAVEAAADALYWKGPDPIEAEAPITPEQRRADAVGLLAERALAAGLDREGGGPEAPIHAARAERYQVMLHVDARTLAEQPEAASELRAAGWVQTADGLQTADAARPADDAQNFGADAVREDRSPEGSGDRSHLSDGQRVSAETSRRLACDAAVVRVTHDLDGSVLDVGRRRRTIPAALRRALEVRDGGCRFPGCGRRFTDAHHVRHWADGGETALPNLLLLCRFHHRRVHEDGYRVSLDPDGRAVFRRPDGALVPHLPPLTRGSTHELLALHEALGIRPDWRTAAVRRE, from the coding sequence GTGCTCGAGTCCCTCGGCGACGAGATCGCCACGTTGGCTGCCCACATCCACGCGGCCACCCATCGCTTGCTCACCCTGCTCGCCCGGTTCGATGCACTCCGCGGCTGGGAGGCGGGCGGTCATCCCTCGTGCGCGCACTGGTTGAGCTGGCGCACGGGCATCGACCTGGGAGCGGCGCGCGAGAAGGTGCGCACGGCCCGGGCGCTCACGGCGCTCCCGGAGATCTCCGCGTCGATGGCGCGCGGCGAGCTCTCGTTCAGCAAGGTGCGCGCGCTGACGCGGGTGGCTTCTCCCGAGAGCGAGGCGGATCTGCTCGCGCTGGCGCGCGAGAGCACGACCGCCCACCTGGAGCGGGTGGTGCGCGGTTGGAAGCTGCACAACCGTCTGGACGAGCAGGCCCTGGAGCGTCTGCGACACCAGAGCCGCTGCTTCTCGGTCTTCCCCGACGAGAGCGGCATGTACGTCGTGAAGGGTCGGCTCGACCCGGAGGTGGCGGCCGTGCTGCTGCGGGCCGTGGAGGCGGCGGCGGATGCGCTCTACTGGAAGGGCCCGGACCCGATCGAGGCCGAGGCGCCGATCACGCCGGAGCAGCGGCGCGCAGACGCGGTGGGCCTGCTGGCGGAGCGGGCGTTGGCGGCGGGGCTGGACCGTGAAGGCGGCGGCCCCGAGGCGCCGATCCACGCGGCGCGGGCGGAGCGCTACCAGGTGATGCTGCACGTGGACGCGCGGACGCTGGCGGAACAGCCGGAGGCGGCGAGTGAGCTGCGGGCGGCGGGTTGGGTCCAGACGGCGGATGGGCTTCAGACGGCGGATGCCGCGCGACCTGCGGACGACGCGCAGAACTTCGGTGCGGACGCCGTACGGGAGGACCGATCCCCGGAGGGATCCGGGGACCGCTCCCACCTGTCGGACGGTCAGCGCGTTTCAGCGGAAACGTCGCGACGCCTGGCCTGCGATGCAGCCGTGGTGCGGGTCACCCACGACCTGGACGGCTCCGTCCTGGACGTGGGGCGGCGTCGGCGAACGATCCCGGCCGCGCTACGGCGCGCGCTCGAGGTCCGGGACGGCGGCTGTCGCTTCCCCGGGTGCGGGCGTCGCTTCACGGACGCCCACCACGTGCGTCACTGGGCGGACGGCGGGGAGACGGCCCTGCCCAACCTGCTCCTGCTCTGCCGCTTCCATCATCGGCGCGTGCACGAGGACGGCTACCGGGTTTCGCTCGACCCCGACGGTCGGGCCGTCTTCCGGCGACCCGATGGCGCGCTCGTCCCCCATCTGCCACCGCTCACGCGCGGGTCGACCCACGAGCTGCTGGCCCTGCACGAGGCGCTCGGCATCCGACCCGACTGGCGCACCGCCGCCGTGCGGCGGGAGTGA
- the bla gene encoding subclass B1 metallo-beta-lactamase, which translates to MDRAMPRTGGRTRGPLRTAGLIGLVACTGLAAPAPAQEIPPADRLTFERLADGVWMHTSWTTYGGVPLPSNGLIVQEGDGLVLIDTAWGADLTRTLLAWIDTEIGLPVVRAYATHFHDDRLIGSPVLAERGIPFYALPLTIELAADQGVPLPRPLPALRAGEAHTAGAVEIFFPGGAHTRDNITVWVPSARLLFGGCAVRPADTDSPGNTADADVEAWPRSIARLEARYPEAALVVPSHGPPGGVELLAHTRAIFGR; encoded by the coding sequence ATGGATCGAGCGATGCCGCGCACAGGCGGCCGGACCCGGGGGCCTCTCCGGACGGCGGGGCTGATCGGCCTCGTCGCGTGCACGGGCCTGGCGGCCCCCGCACCCGCCCAGGAGATCCCTCCGGCCGACCGCCTCACGTTCGAGCGTCTGGCCGACGGGGTCTGGATGCACACCTCCTGGACCACGTACGGCGGGGTGCCGCTGCCGTCCAACGGTCTGATCGTCCAGGAGGGGGACGGGCTGGTCCTGATCGACACCGCCTGGGGGGCCGACCTCACCCGGACGCTCCTCGCGTGGATCGACACCGAGATCGGTCTTCCGGTCGTGCGCGCCTATGCCACCCACTTCCACGACGATCGCCTGATCGGCTCTCCCGTGCTGGCCGAGCGCGGCATCCCCTTCTACGCGCTGCCGCTCACGATCGAGCTGGCCGCGGATCAGGGCGTGCCGCTCCCGCGCCCCCTGCCGGCCCTGCGCGCAGGTGAGGCCCACACCGCCGGAGCCGTGGAGATCTTCTTCCCCGGCGGCGCCCACACGCGCGACAACATCACGGTCTGGGTCCCGTCCGCCCGACTCCTCTTCGGCGGCTGCGCGGTGCGGCCGGCGGACACCGACTCCCCGGGGAACACCGCGGATGCCGACGTGGAGGCCTGGCCCCGCTCCATCGCCCGGTTGGAGGCGCGCTATCCGGAGGCCGCCCTGGTGGTGCCGAGCCACGGGCCACCGGGGGGCGTCGAGCTGCTCGCGCACACGCGCGCCATCTTCGGTCGCTGA
- a CDS encoding ABC transporter permease, with the protein MDTLRRDLALALRHLRRRPGFTLVAAVSLAVGIGANAAVFTVVNAFLLRDLPFQAPEQLVEVYTSDGSIEHATSSWPDYADIAALPVFEAVVAYNLTFARIAGPEGSTLVPGEIVSANYFDVLGVPLQLGRGFLPEEDRTPGTHAVVIVSDGYWRRELGARPDVLDQELRLGSTSFRIVGVAAPEHTGMLRGVESNLWVPMMMQNVIAPSATDVLTERGSRSLFLKARLADGATLEQANAALGALGTALASTYPDTNTNKALSALPTLEVAIHPLVDRALVPVAGLLLGVVALVLLIACANLASFLLARATERRREIAVRLALGASRARLVRQLLTETLVLAALGGGLGLLAARGVLIAVERFKPPLPFPIHLALELDAQVIVFTVALTVLAGVLFGLAPALRAARTSVAAEVKGERGSERARGLTVGNGLVVVQVALSMVLLVGAGLFLRVLIASQQVDPGFGHQPAALVHLSLPADRYGAEESARWFTDLEARVHGLPGIRATALADMVPLGLSVQTRRVGVPGWDPPAGQDGFDIDHQIIDDGYLAAMGIPLLAGRGFDARDTPEAPPSVLVNEAFAQRFWPGQEPVGRTVQIGRRDATVVGVVATTRVRTLGEAPRPQIMSAYSQDPIESMTLVARSDDPEAILSAIVREARALEPDVVVVTRSTLTQHLATMLFPPRAAALLLGVMGALALVLATIGLYGLVRYTSARRTREVGIRVSLGATGRDVTRLLVKGGLGLVAVGGGVGLLLAFGAAQLIRSLLVGVGPVDPVAFAGIPLLFGVVAALAAWLPARRAARVDPVEALRAE; encoded by the coding sequence ATGGACACGTTGCGCCGCGACCTCGCCCTCGCCTTGCGTCACCTCCGCCGCCGCCCCGGCTTCACCCTGGTGGCTGCCGTGTCGCTGGCGGTGGGGATCGGGGCCAACGCCGCGGTCTTCACCGTGGTCAACGCGTTCCTCCTCCGCGATCTCCCGTTCCAGGCCCCGGAGCAGTTGGTGGAGGTGTACACGTCGGACGGCTCGATCGAGCACGCGACGTCGTCGTGGCCCGACTACGCCGACATCGCGGCGCTGCCGGTCTTCGAAGCCGTGGTCGCCTACAACCTGACGTTCGCGCGGATCGCGGGACCCGAAGGCAGCACACTGGTGCCGGGCGAGATCGTGAGCGCCAACTACTTCGACGTGCTCGGGGTCCCGCTGCAGCTCGGTCGTGGCTTCCTGCCGGAGGAGGACCGGACGCCCGGAACCCATGCCGTGGTGATCGTCAGCGACGGGTACTGGCGGCGCGAGCTCGGCGCCCGGCCGGACGTGCTCGACCAGGAGCTGCGCCTGGGCAGCACCTCCTTCCGGATCGTAGGCGTGGCGGCGCCGGAGCACACGGGAATGCTCCGGGGCGTGGAGAGCAATCTGTGGGTGCCGATGATGATGCAGAACGTCATCGCCCCCTCCGCCACGGACGTGCTCACGGAGCGCGGCAGCCGCAGCCTGTTCCTGAAGGCGCGGCTGGCGGACGGCGCGACGCTGGAACAGGCGAACGCGGCGCTGGGTGCGCTCGGGACCGCGCTGGCCTCCACCTATCCCGACACCAACACGAACAAGGCGCTGTCGGCCCTGCCCACCCTGGAGGTCGCCATCCACCCCCTGGTCGACCGGGCGCTGGTGCCGGTCGCCGGCCTGCTGCTCGGGGTGGTGGCGTTGGTGCTGCTCATCGCGTGCGCCAACCTCGCCAGCTTCCTCCTGGCGCGCGCCACCGAGCGCCGCCGCGAGATCGCCGTCCGGCTCGCGCTGGGCGCATCGCGCGCCCGGCTCGTGCGTCAGCTGCTCACCGAAACGCTGGTCCTGGCCGCCCTTGGCGGCGGGCTCGGACTGCTGGCCGCCCGGGGCGTGCTGATCGCCGTGGAGCGCTTCAAGCCTCCCCTGCCCTTCCCGATCCATCTGGCGCTGGAGCTGGATGCCCAGGTGATCGTGTTCACCGTGGCCCTCACGGTGCTCGCCGGCGTGCTGTTCGGGCTCGCTCCCGCGCTCCGGGCGGCTCGGACGTCGGTGGCGGCGGAGGTCAAGGGAGAGCGGGGCAGCGAACGGGCCCGGGGGCTCACCGTGGGCAACGGCCTGGTCGTCGTCCAGGTCGCGCTGTCGATGGTGCTGCTGGTGGGTGCGGGCCTGTTCCTGCGCGTGCTCATCGCCTCGCAGCAGGTCGATCCGGGCTTCGGCCACCAGCCTGCCGCGCTGGTGCACCTGAGCCTGCCGGCGGACCGCTACGGGGCCGAGGAGAGCGCACGCTGGTTCACCGACCTGGAAGCACGCGTGCATGGGCTCCCCGGGATCCGCGCGACGGCGCTCGCGGACATGGTGCCGCTGGGCCTGTCGGTACAGACGCGGCGCGTCGGTGTCCCGGGTTGGGATCCGCCAGCCGGACAGGACGGGTTCGACATCGATCACCAGATCATCGACGACGGCTACCTGGCGGCGATGGGGATCCCGCTGCTCGCCGGGCGGGGATTCGACGCGCGCGATACGCCGGAGGCACCGCCGTCCGTGCTCGTCAACGAGGCGTTCGCGCAGCGGTTCTGGCCGGGACAGGAGCCGGTGGGGCGCACCGTCCAGATCGGTCGACGCGACGCCACCGTGGTCGGGGTGGTGGCCACGACCCGCGTGCGTACGCTGGGGGAGGCGCCTCGACCCCAGATCATGAGCGCCTACAGTCAGGACCCCATCGAGTCCATGACGCTGGTGGCGCGCAGCGATGACCCGGAAGCCATCCTGTCCGCGATCGTGCGCGAAGCCCGCGCCCTGGAGCCCGACGTGGTGGTGGTGACCCGCTCGACGCTGACGCAGCACCTGGCCACGATGCTGTTCCCGCCGCGTGCAGCCGCGCTGCTGCTCGGGGTGATGGGCGCGCTGGCGCTGGTGCTCGCCACGATCGGTCTGTACGGACTCGTGCGCTACACGTCCGCCCGCCGCACGCGTGAAGTGGGCATCCGGGTCTCGCTGGGGGCGACCGGCCGGGACGTCACCCGTCTGCTCGTGAAGGGCGGGCTGGGGCTGGTGGCAGTGGGCGGGGGGGTGGGGCTGCTCCTCGCGTTCGGCGCGGCGCAGCTCATCCGCTCGCTCCTGGTGGGCGTGGGCCCGGTGGACCCGGTCGCGTTCGCGGGCATCCCGCTGCTCTTCGGGGTCGTGGCCGCCCTCGCGGCCTGGCTGCCCGCGCGCCGGGCCGCGCGCGTGGACCCGGTCGAGGCGTTGCGGGCGGAATAG